The sequence GGTCCGAAGGGATGAACAGGGCACTGGCCGCCTACCTCGACGAGGTGGAGCGCGGCCTCCAGGCCATGCCGGTGCGCCGGCGCCGGCTGGTGCTGCGGGAACTGAAGGCGCATCTCCTGGACGAGGCCGAAGCCCATGGCATCACCGAGGATGGGCCCATGTCGCGGCTGTTGGATGCCAAGGAAAGTCCGCGGGAGCTGGCCCTGGAACTCTCCGATGGAGAGGTGAAGAATCTCAGCCACCGGCACGTGACCTCTTTGCTGGCCGGGGCTCTCATCGGCGCCGCCACCGGTGGCCATCTTTTCGCCCAGGGCTGGCTTTGGTACATCAGCCTGGCGTTCGGCGTGGTCCACGGCCTGGCGGTGGGCGCGGGATTCTTCTGGGTGCGCCGACATTGGCAGCGGCTGGGGGACGGCTGGCGCCTCGTGATGGCCGTCAGCTTCACGGCCCTGCTTTCCATTCCCTTGGGGTTCACCAGCACCCGGGGCTTCATCATCACCCGGACCTTCTACGGGGCCTACACGGGCTTCCTGCTGGAGCGGCACGCCCAGAAGCGGCCCATCTGGCAGTGGGCCCTGGAGACGCTGGCGTTCACGGCCTTCATCTTCTTCATGGAAGTCGTCGTGCTCCAGCGCGTCCATTTCCATTGGAACAACCGCGGCCTCTTCATGGTGCTGGGGGAGTTGAGTTTCAACCTGGCCATCCAATTGGGGGTGATCGCCGCCCTGCGGCTCCAGCGGATGCTGGCTGGGCGCTGGGTTCTTAGGCCCCAGAACTTGTAGGAGCCTGTTTCAAAATGAAGGCTTTTAGGCTCCCGGGTCTTTTGCTAAACTATTCCTCTTGCATGGACAAGCCGCGTGCCGCATACGTGCATCCGGTCGGTCATAGGAGGCAGACATGAAAACCAGCATTCATCCCGAACTGCACGATGTGAAGGTTCACTGCCAGTGCGGCAACGAGTTCATGACCCGTTCGACCAAGAAGGAGATGCGCGTGGAAATCTGCTCCGCCTGCCACCCCTTCTACACGGGCAAGCAGAAGAACATGGACACCGCCGGCCGCGTGGAACGCTTCAACCGCAAGTACGCCAAGAAGGCCGAAGCCCCGGCTGCTGTGGAGGCTTCCGAAGGTGCCGCCGCTCCCTCTGAAAATTAGCTACTCATCTCCGAAAAACGGGCCGAGCTTTCGGCCCGTTTTTTTATGCCTTCACAGGAGATCTAGCCTATGAAAAACCGACTCGAATCCCTGGAATCCAAATTCTTGGAAGTGGAGGCGCAGCTCCAGGACCCCGCATTCGTTTCGGATGCCAAGAAATTGCGGGAATTGGCGAAGCTGCGCGCCGAGCTGGAGCCGGTGGTCGGAGCCTGGAGGGCCCAGGCCAGCCACCAGAGACAACTGGAGCAGGCGGAGGCCATCGTCAATGACAAGGCGATGGATCCGGAGCTGCGCGAGATGGCCGCCATGGAGATCACGGAGCTGAAGGACTCCCTGGAGCAAGGTGAATCGGTATTGCGGAAGCTCTTGATTCCCAAAGATCCCAAGGATGAGAAGAACGTGATCCTCGAAGTCCGCGCAGGCACCGGCGGCGAGGAAGCGGCGCTCTTCGCGGCGGAAATCTTCCGCATGTACACCCGCTTCGCGGAGCGCCGGGGATTCAAAGTCACGGTGATGGACCAGAGCGAGGCGGATGCGGGGGGGCTCAAGGAGGCCATCGCCGAGATCCAGGGGGAAGGCGCCTACTCCCTGTTCCGTTTCGAGAGCGGCGTCCACAGGGTCCAGCGCGTGCCCAAGACCGAAACCCAGGGGCGGATCCACACGTCGGCCTGCACGGTCGCGGTGATGCCCGAGGCCGAAGACGTGGAAATCGAAATCCACCAAAAAGACCTGCGCATCGATACATTCTGCTCGGGCGGAAAAGGGGGCCAGAGCGTGAACACCACTTACTCCGCAGTGCGCCTCACGCACCTTCCGACCAATACGGTAGTGCAATGCCAGGATGAGCGCAGCCAGATCAAGAACATGGCCAAGGCCATGACGGTGCTGCGCTCGAGGCTGCTCCAGAAAGCCCAGGATGAAGCCGACGCCGCCAACTCAGCCATGCGGAAGAGCCAGGTCGGAGGTGGCGACCGCAGCGAAAAAATCCGCACCTACAACTTCCCCCAGGGCCGTGTGACCGACCATCGCATCGGCCTCACCCTGCATCAGCTCGACGCCTTCATGCAGGGCCAGATCGAACCCGTCATCGAGCCCCTCCGCTCCGCGTTTGAAGCGGAACGCCTCCAGCAGCTCGGGGTCTGAGCGCCGCTATTTCTTGACCGTCACCTTTTCCGCTGTGGAAAGGGTGAAGACCACCGGCGTGGCGGCCTTCATGCGGACCACCGTATCCGCCGTGGCCGCGGCGGCGGCGGTTCCGGCGGCGGCGCCGATGGCGGCCCCGCCCAGGGCATGGTCATTCTTGTTCTTCTTGTCCGAGAGGATGCCGATCAGCGCCCCGAGCGCGGCGCCGCCCCCGATGATCTTGGCGTTGCGCTCGCCGCGCTTGTCCCCGACCACCAGGTGCGTGTCTGAATCCACATCGTTCGAGCCCACTTCCGTGAGGCGGATCGCCAGGCCGCCTTTCCCGCTGGCCAGGCGGCCGAGCGGGGCGCTCTGGGTCACCACGCCATGCACCGGCGTGCCCGCCTTCCAGGCGGCGCTGCCGCCCACCACCACGTCGCTCGCGAGGGTGCCCGACCAGGCATCCCCCGCCTGCTGCTTGTCGGTGCCAAGATCCTGGTCGAGCTTCACTTCGACGGTGGTTCC comes from Holophagaceae bacterium and encodes:
- the rpmE gene encoding 50S ribosomal protein L31, which produces MKTSIHPELHDVKVHCQCGNEFMTRSTKKEMRVEICSACHPFYTGKQKNMDTAGRVERFNRKYAKKAEAPAAVEASEGAAAPSEN
- the prfA gene encoding peptide chain release factor 1: MKNRLESLESKFLEVEAQLQDPAFVSDAKKLRELAKLRAELEPVVGAWRAQASHQRQLEQAEAIVNDKAMDPELREMAAMEITELKDSLEQGESVLRKLLIPKDPKDEKNVILEVRAGTGGEEAALFAAEIFRMYTRFAERRGFKVTVMDQSEADAGGLKEAIAEIQGEGAYSLFRFESGVHRVQRVPKTETQGRIHTSACTVAVMPEAEDVEIEIHQKDLRIDTFCSGGKGGQSVNTTYSAVRLTHLPTNTVVQCQDERSQIKNMAKAMTVLRSRLLQKAQDEADAANSAMRKSQVGGGDRSEKIRTYNFPQGRVTDHRIGLTLHQLDAFMQGQIEPVIEPLRSAFEAERLQQLGV